A DNA window from Setaria viridis chromosome 2, Setaria_viridis_v4.0, whole genome shotgun sequence contains the following coding sequences:
- the LOC117841958 gene encoding protein trichome birefringence-like 13, whose product MPPPARSPASGPRRRALLLPLLLLPLLLLLINLISSPSPRSLPAPGKPSQACDYSAGEWVRDASPGPALRYDHTCKEIFKGWNCIANGKANGRDLLRWRWRPSGAGCELPRLDPLRFLERHRDSSIGFVGDSLDRNMFVSLVCMLRGVSSEVCKWRPAGADRGFTFLHYNLTVAYHRTNLLVRHGRWSASPNGGPLESLGYKQGYRVDVDIPDQTWVEACSFHDVLIFNTGHWWWAPSKFDPIESPMLFFENGKPVVPPLLPSAGLDLALQHMITFVNKAMRPNALKFFRTQSPRHFEGGDWNEGGSCQRNQPLSSEEVEEFFSLDNNGTNMEARLVNKHLLKALEQSTFRVLDITRMSEFRADAHPSTTGGKKHDDCMHWCLPGLTDTWNDLLAVNLEAVES is encoded by the exons atgccgccgccggcgaggagcccGGCCTCgggtccacggcggcgggccctcctcctccctctcctcctgctaCCCCTTTTGCTGCTGCTCATCAACCTGATCTCCTCGCCCTCTCCTCGGTCCCTCCCCGCGCCCGGCAAGCCCTCTCAGGCCTGCGACTACTCCGCCGGCGAGTGGGTGCGCGACGCCTCCCCGGGGCCCGCGCTCCGGTACGACCACACCTGCAAGGAGATCTTCAAGGGGTGGAACTGCATCGCCAACGGCAAGGCCAACGGCCGCGACCTGctccggtggcggtggaggcccTCCGGGGCCGGGTGCGAGCTGCCGCGGCTCGACCCGCTTCGGTTCCTGGAGCGCCACAGGGACTCCAGTATTG GATTTGTGGGCGATTCATTGGATCGCAACATGTTTGTCTCATTAGTATGCATGCTCAGGGGAGTCAGCAGTGAGGTTTGCAAGTGGCGTCCTGCAGGGGCAGACCGTGGTTTCACCTTCCTCCACTATAACCTCACCGTGGCTTACCACAGGACAAATCTTTTGGTACGCCATGGTAG GTGGTCAGCCAGTCCGAATGGAGGCCCTCTAGAATCCCTTGGATATAAGCAAGGTTACAGAGTTGATGTTGATATTCCTGACCAAACATGGGTAGAGGCATGTAGCTTCCATGATGTTCTTATTTTCAACACTGGGCATTG GTGGTGGGCACCCTCGAAGTTCGATCCAATAGAGTCACCGATGCTGTTCTTTGAGAACGGGAAGCCTGTTGTACCTCCTTTACTGCCATCTGCCGGACTGGATTTGGCTCTTCAACACATG ATAACATTCGTGAACAAAGCAATGAGACCAAATGCGCTGAAATTCTTCCGCACACAATCTCCTAGACATTTTGAAGGTGGTGACTGGAATGAAGGTGGATCTTGTCAACGTAACCAGCCCTTGTCCTCAGAAGAG GTGGAAGAATTTTTCTCTTTGGACAATAATGGCACGAATATGGAAGCACGCTTGGTAAACAAACACTTGCTGAAGGCTCTTGAACAGTCTACTTTCAGAGTTTTGGACATCACTCGCATGAGTGAATTCAGGGCTGATGCTCATCCTTCAACCACTGGCGGCAAAAAGCACGACGATTGCATGCATTGGTGCCTGCCTGGATTAACCGATACATGGAACGATTTGCTAGCAGTAAATCTTGAAGCAGTTGAGAGCTAG
- the LOC117841960 gene encoding peroxidase 7: MRTPPPAISPFLAVSALLLLLFATSVAANGYGGGDDASSGPKGNGEQEGVYHIPAYEKPVKGLDAGFYLKSCPEMEGIVQKAVRKAIRDDYTLAASLIRLFFHDFAVQGVDASVLIDEPKKSEKYAEASRTLRGFDLIEKIKKEMESKCHATVSCADILTAAARDAATAVGVPYWPLRYGRRDGKNSIAAEADLHVPMGGKSVTDLIRFFESKGLTIFDLVVLSGAHTIGRATCGAVKPGLCKRKDKPALLDRRYGDFLRRKCGAGGDGEYVELDGETPTAFDNQYYKNLMHGRGVLDTDQKLLLDSRTWDHVRAFANQPSQLFVHQFARSMRKIGEAQVLTGNEGEVRRKCSAVNY; encoded by the exons ATGAGGACGCCACCGCCGGCTATCTcccccttcctcgccgtctcggcgttgctcctcctcctcttcgccaCCTCGGTGGCGGCGAACGGctacggcggtggcgacgacgcTTCGTCGGGGCCGAAGGGCAACGGCGAGCAGGAAGGCGTTTACCACATCCCGGCGTACGAGAAGCCCGTGAAAGGCCTGGACGCCGGGTTCTACCTCAAGTCGTGCCCGGAAATGGAGGGCATCGTCCAGAAGGCCGTGAGGAAGGCCATCCGCGACGACTACACACTCGCCGCCAGCCTCATCCGCCTCTTCTTCCACGACTTCGCCGTCCAG GGCGTCGACGCGTCCGTCCTGATCGACGAGCCGAAGAAGAGCGAGAAGTACGCGGAGGCGAGCCGGACGCTGCGCGGCTTTGACCTGATCGAGAAGATCAAGAAGGAGATGGAATCCAAGTGCcacgccaccgtctcctgcgccgacatcctcaccgccgccgcccgcgacgcCGCCACAGCGGTCGGGGTCCCCTACTGGCCGCTCCGGTACGGGCGCAGGGACGGCAAGAACTCgatcgccgccgaggccgaccTCCACGTGCCCATGGGCGGCAAGAGCGTCACCGACCTCATCAGGTTCTTCGAGTCCAAAGGCCTCACCATCTTCGACCTCGTCGTCCTCTCCGGCGCCCACACGATCGGGCGTGCCACGTGCGGCGCGGTGAAGCCCGGCCTGTGCAAGCGCAAGGACAAGCCGGCGCTCCTGGACCGCCGGTACGGCGACTTCCTGCGGCGCAagtgcggcgccggcggcgacggcgagtacGTGGAGCTCGACGGCGAGACGCCGACGGCGTTCGACAACCAGTACTACAAGAACCTGATGCACGGGAGGGGTGTACTGGACACGGACCAGAAGCTGCTCCTGGACTCCCGGACGTGGGACCACGTCAGGGCGTTCGCCAACCAGCCGTCGCAGCTCTTCGTCCACCAGTTCGCGCGGTCGATGCGCAAGATCGGCGAGGCGCAGGTGCTCACCGGCAACGAGGGCGAGGTCCGCCGCAAGTGCTCCGCCGTCAACTACTGA